AAAGCCCTGAACCTTCGCAACGGATATGTTGTCATCACGTATCAACGACCCGGCTTGGCTGATACCGACCAAAAACCTGCACTGAGGGCACTGCAAAAAGTCGTCATCCCCTTCTAGAAGGGAATCCATGCCTTTTTAAATATCTGAAAAGAAAGTATTTCGCACTATTGCCCGACATGGACCGCCTATCCATGCTGGGAACACGTTCGCGGGAATGACACTCGGATTCTTTTGCGACTTTTTGCAGTGTCCTCTGCACTGACATAAGCTCAATAGTGACGAGGCAAAGAGGAGATTTACGGATGAATAAACTGTTCTGTTTGGCTGGCACGTTGTTGTTCATTCTGGGTTCGCTGTTCTTGAGCGGTCCGGCGAATTCCATGCACGAACCTTTCGCGTGGCCCTACGCGGACCTGCAAGTGTTGCGGACCCAACGGGTAACCCAGCTGGAAAACGTCCTCGGCCGACTCGAGGAAAAAGCCCGTGCGGCGGCCACGGACAAGGTGATCGTGTCCGTGCTTGAACTCTCGGCGTTCCATGCCCAGGCTCAGCGCCAGGGGGCGGTCGACGGCGATTTTGAAGTCAAGATTTCCGAGATGAAGGAAAGTTTTCGCCGATATTACATGGAGAATTATTACCTTTTCTACGACATTCTTTTCATCGACACGACCGGAGCCGTGGTCCACAGTCTGCGGGGAGAAAGCGACCTCAAGACAACCCTGACCGCTGGAGAGGCGGCCTCCTCGCCCCTGGGCGCCTGCATAAGTCGGCATCCAAAGAGCGAGGTGTTCATCGACTACCACGACTATGCGCCATCGTCTGAACCCGCGGCCTTCCTGGTGGAGCCAATCCTGAAACAGAATCGATTGCTGGGATGGATCGCCTTGCAGTGTTCGGTCAACAAGATCAACGCCCTGTTCGCCCCGACCGGAGAAGAGTACGAAACCATGGAAACCCTTCTCGTCAACGAAAAGGGCATCATGCTCACGGATTCCCAGTTCTTCGGCGATTCGAGTGTACTCCGGGCACATCTGAACTTTTCCAATGTGCCGTCAAAGTTCGCCCAGGGCCAAGGACGCATGGAGGTAACAGACTACCGTGGGCAGGAATGCCTTACGACTTTTCAGGTAGTGAATTTTAAGGGGACGCGGTGGCTGGTGGTGGCCAAGGTGGACAAAGACGAGGTTGTCACCAGGGAATTCGCCCTGCATGAGCGGTACTATACCCAGCGACTGCTCCAGACGATGGCCAAGCAATCCTGTCCGGCGATGAATCCACCAGCGCAAAGGGCCAAAAAAACGGCCGTCCGGGTGGACATGGACGAATTCTACCGAGCCGAACGCAGCCAGGGCCTTCGGACCTTCGGCATATCGACCTGTACGGGCTTTCTTGCCGTCCCGCCCGGTGAATTCGCCTATCTGGCGCATGTAAGCAACAAAGACCAGACATACGGCGGCACGGAAACCAACCTGTTGGATCAAATCCTCGAAAACATAGAGCGTTTCGATGTATCCCGTAGCGGGAAGCGTGAGTTGTCCTTCCTGATCGTGGCCCCGCATCTGGACGGTCTGGAGGGCTCGCTGGATCAGATCCTGGACAGAGGGTATCTGCTTTCCCAGATCAACGTTCTCTCATGTCCGCAGGCCCGAACCGGCGAAATCCGCTACGATTGCGAAGGCACCGTGATCACCTGGACCGGCCCTGACCTCAAGCCTTTGGGCGCACACAATATCGAAGACGCAGTCAACCTTGGGAAACTCATGGAGACAATCATCGCCCAAGGCCCGCCGGAATGATTCTCATGAAATACAAGGCGAACATCCAAAAACGGCAAATAAACGACTGAAAGTCAAACGCCCAGCAGCTTCCCCAAAGACTAATTCAATGATGATAGCGCATTAACGGTAATCCGCTCATTCTCGCACCATCTTCCTGCGCCGGACGTTGTGCCATCTAGGCAGCACAGGACGGCACCCAGAGCTTTCCTGCGCATTACCCAGGAAAGCGCCAGCGCCAAGCATCGTTCATATCCATACTTGGATGGACTTGAGCACACCTCTTCCTGTAGGATTGCTTGTACAGCCATGCATGACCGGATCGCACTGCGCGGCACGGGCTTATCGCCCAGGGTGATTCTGGCTGAGCATGATGTCGTAGCTATCCATCTGCACGGATATTTCAGGCTGGCTCATGTTGATACGAATATCGGCATGGGCATTCATGCCACGGGCTTCGGAGACCTCATTGCCCATGGTACGGCAACCATACTGAAGCCTGAAGTCGTAAGCGACTTTGTATTCACCACCGGGAAGAGTTGTAATCGAAATACTATTCTCTTCAACGGTCTTCACCCCCGGTGAGGAAATTGACTCCATACCGACATCGGCAAGAGCAGGATCCTTGAGCATGCCTGTCAGCACGTCTGCCCCCATCGCCTGATGCAACGAATACGTCACCTTGCCCGCCATTTCAGTACTGGTAAAGGCTTCGGCCAACCCTCGCAGTTCACGCTGCATGGCGTCACCGTTGTTGGTGCCCGTTGCACCGTAGAGACGCCCGTCTACCTCTATGCCGTTTCTGAAGAAGTCCTTAAGAAACTGCGTTCCGAATTTATCCATATATTCTGCCTGGAATTCACGTGAACCGCCCGGTATAGTCACACCGCCGTAGTCATTAGTCTTGGCGAACTTCACTATTCCGTCGGTCACCTTCTGACCGAGTTGCGCCAGGTTCACGTCCTGTCGCGCGTTATACCAACCTACAGTATGAACGTTGGCTGGAATCGCGGCGCGGATCTGCGCCATGCTCAATTGCCCGACGCCGGGACTCTGCAACGCAAGGCTGGACGCGAGGGAGTCAATTCCTGCCATCTTTGCCAGGGAATTGAGGAGCAGGTACGCCCCATCGCGTTCATCGGCAAGTCGTCTATTGTTGGTTTCCCCATGCGCCAGTGCGAAACGCAGGGCAACGAAGTCGCTCTGAGGCTCGACAAGCCGGGCGAGTACAGAAGCGGGAGTCTGTCCTTCAGGAATATGCGCAAGCTTGGCGCCGATGTTGATAGAAAGATCACGAACGGTTGCAACTTCGTCAGCACCTTCAAGACCCGGTCGCAACTTGGGAGCATTGGGATCACCCCCCGGCTGGTCGACTGCTGTCCTGATGGCTTGGGCCAGACTGCTGATTGCGGCGTGAGTGTCTTGACCGGGCAACGGGCCAGCCGCGAGCTGTTCAATTGAATGCGAGACCTGCCCGATGCACTCGCATATCGATTTGACCATTCCTGTATTGATGGTACTTGGAAATTCGATAATAGCATTGCGGGCCACAGCACGTTGCTCGACCGTCAGCGTTGCGTTGTTGTCGACCTCTGCTATGGTGTTCAGAAAATCGTTTATAACTTTGTCAGCTACTGCAATGGCTTCCTCGCTGGTAGGCGGATGGGTGTTCTTGATCTTAAACTCAACGTTAAAACGACTTTCCATACTCTTATAAAGCTTACCCAGATCGGCGGGAGTAAACTCAAAATCCATCCCCCGGGCCTGCATGGTGTCATGTAACCGCTGACACAGAGGGGCATCAGGCGTTGAATGATTGCCCACGACGTTCAGTTGGGCAGCCATAGCCCCGTCAAGCTTGGCAAGACATTGAACGCGGCACGCCTCGCTCAGCATTTCCCGGGCATCCGAAAGACCCGGGGCATGCATTCCATGTCTTTCACCCCATTGGTGACATTTTGTCTGCAGGGTATCCATCAACTGTTGCCGGTCTTGCGGTGCGAGAGGGATGTCCGCCATGCCGAACCTTTCCGCCCATCCAGTGAATATGGCGTCGAAATCCTGTTCCAGCCTTTCTTTGAGGCCCGCAATGTTGATATCAAGATTCGATGAAATGGCTTGTTCTTCACTGGCCATCCGTATGACCGTGGCGGTGGCCTGTGCCATCGCGCGGCCCGAAATGGGCTTGCCAGGGGCACTGTGGGCCGAAAGCAGCTTTTGAGCCACATCAAGGGTGTTGTTGCTGACACCAACATCGCGCAACTGCGCAACGAGATTGCCCACGACCTGCCTATTACTCTGGGCCGTTTGGCTGTTGCCGACAGACTTGATCCAGTTGACGGCCCGACCGAATGCGTTGCGGGTGCCTGCGACAAGTGCATCACCCTCGGTCTTTACGTGCTCCGCTCCGATGGCCTCAAACTGGCTTCGCATTGCTCCCAAGGCTTGAAAATCGACAACCATGGCAACCTTCCTTGCTGGTATGTAGTGTGAACGTACTTTTTTTAGGCAATGGCAAGAGGCACAGCGCTACCCTTCGTAACCAGCCTGGTGACTACGAAAATCATGCCAATGCGTCTGAATCAGACCCGGAGTGCCATGCCGGACAGATACGCGCTGTCCGCACCAGGAGTTTCGGCTCCTATTTCACGTGCGGCCTCGCGCAGGCCTTCGGCGGTGTTCACATGGCTTTCGAGAAATGCCTCCAGGCCGCCAAGAGCAAGTGCATCTAGGCCAACAGAGTTGGCATAGATCAGCCCATGTTGTTGGCTCAACCCTACAATGCCCGCACCGCTTATGGCCAGACCAAGGTTCTGTTCAAGTCCATACTGGCACAGGGCCGCCGCTACAGCACTTTCATCCGGCAACGTGGTGATGACGGTGAACGCGAAAAGCCGCGCCTTGTCGCGCACCAGTTCAAGGTTCACCACTACATCGTCGAAGCTGAGCGCACAGGCACCCGAAGCGTCAAAAGCAAGACTGGGAATGCCCATTTGTTCCCCGAACGCGCCAAGCGCTTTTTCAACTGTGTCCATTATCCCTCCCGGAATTTCAATATGCCTGAAGCAACACCATGTGGCTATGACAAAGCCGTACACACATGCAAAAATATTCAGTTTTTTTGAACAAATAGTTCTAGATTGTCAAAATAAAATCGAATCAAATCTGCCTGGATTCTCAGTACTGAAACTTATGGGATTCCCCCACTACAGACCAAGTTAGCCAAAGAAGCTGGTCCGTGATAGTTGGTTCGCCATGCCAGCCCTGACCTCCAAGATTTGCAAACACATCCCCGTCATTCGCATGGTCAAGCTGCGCAAAAAGTAAAGACTCTTGCTTCTATCGCAGATCAGAGACGTCCGTGAAAGATGCGGGCCTGAGCGCTTACGTCTAAACCATCGGAAAGCGGGCAGTTTCATTTTTGTTGGTGACAGGGACGGTTAAGTCACTTTTGCTCCTCGTGCCGCCGGTGGGGGCAAAGGTCAGCTCTTTTCCGCTCAGAATCACGTGATACCAGCGGGGTTCCTCCTTCTGGGACTTCTTCATTAACTGCTTAGAACAAAGACAGCCATGGAATCGATCCGTATCCACCCAAAAGATCTGGTCCATTGGTTTTCAAGGAACTCCAATTTCATATGACACTCGCTTTTATCGCTGTTGTTTTTGGTCTGGCTCTTCTGGTCTGGAGCGCCGACCGCTTTGTCGAGGGATCAGCCTCTGTCGCCCGTTATTTTGATATGCCGCCGCTTTTGATCGGTATGGTTATTGTCGGCTTCGGCACCTCCGCACCTGAAATGGTGGTTTCGGCCCTGGCCGCCTTGCAGGGTACCCCTGGAATTGCGCTTGGTAACGCCTACGGCTCCAACATCACCAATATAGCGCTAATCTTGGGGATCACGGCGCTTATCAGCCCTATCGCCGTACATTCAAATGTTCTGCGCAAGGAGTTGCCCATTCTCGCGGTTGTGACCATTATCGCAGCATGGCAACTCAAGGATGGTGAAATTTCGCAGTTCGATGCCGTAGTGTTGCTTGCTGTGTTTGTCGGGCTTATGGCCTGGACCATCTGGCAAGGGTTGAAGAACAAAAATGGTAATGACCGCACTGACCCTGTTGCTGTTCGTCATTGGCTACGGGTTCCGGGGGCCAGGCCGTATCAACCGCTTTGAGGGCGTGCTACTCTTGGCCTGTTACACGGGATACACGACCTACCTGATCAGCACGGCTTTCTGACAACGGGCATAGGCCGATCCGACTCCCGGTTTGAAAACCGTAACTGCATAGGGAAACCAGATACAAATTATTGCTATTTGAACTCATATGTTACCCAAGGATGCGAACGATATGTCTCAAATTCAAAAATCAGAGCAGAGCCGACTGGAAAAATTCACTTTTCTCATGATGCTTGTGCTCGTGAGCCTGCTTTTTGTACTCTTGCTCTTGCCTTTTTGGGGAGCGATCTTTTGGGCCTGCATCATCGGTTTGATTTTTTCACCAATGTACCAACGTCTGCTCAGAATGGGAAAACCAAAGCCCAATCTGGCGGCACTGGGGACATTATTGATTTGCTTTGTAATCGGTATCATCCCCTCATTGTTTATTATCATCTCCTTTTTTCGAGAAGGAGCAAGTCTTTACAACCGTCTCAAAAGCGGAGAATTTGATATTGCAGATCGTATTGATAAAGTTCAAACAGCTTTTCCAGGCATAAAAAGCTTTTTTGACCGATTTGACCTTGATATCAATAGCATTCAGTCACAACTTTCTGATTTCGCTCTCACTTCTAGTGGTTATATCGCTCAAAACGCGCTTGCGCTTGGACAGGGGACTTTACAGTTTTTTGTAGCTCTTGGATTGATGCTTTATATGGCTTTTTTCATGCTTCGAGACGGGGACAAACTTGTAGCGACACTTGTTCGTGCCTTACCCTTGGGGAATGAGCGTGAGTATTTGCTCTTTAACAAGTTTGCCGAAGTCGTGCGTGCGACAGTGAAAGGCAATCTGCTTGTTGCAGCCGTTCAGGGAATCTTGGGAGGATTTATTTTCTGGGTTCTCGATATTCACGGAGCGTTGTTGTGGGGAGTCGTGATGACGCTACTCTCTTTAATACCAGTCATTGGAGCCGGATTGATCTGGGGGCCTGTCGCTATTTACCTGTTCGCTATTGGTGACTGGCCCCACGGAGTGATCCTGGTAGCATATGGAGCCGGCGTTATCGGATTGGCCGATAATATTCTGCGACCGCTTCTGGTCGGGCGCGATACAAAATTGCCTGACTATATAGTTCTGCTTTCGACGCTCGGCGGTTTTTCATTGTTCGGAATGAACGGATTTGTTCTTGGACCCTTGGTTGCTGCACTTTTCATTGCATTTTGGGAAATTTTCATTCGGGAATTCAACACTTCAAAATCATGAAATTCCAGCACGGAATAACTAATTACATATCTTATTATATTGAATCGGGAAATTTTCTTTCATAAGCCATACAGCTTACGGCGAGAAACAAGAGAATAAGACCAAGAACAACGACTATGGCACGAGTTCCAAGCCATTGAATGAAAAAAAACGAAACAGCGATGGCTCCGGAAATGCTTCCCAAAGTCGAAACAGCATACACCCGACCAGCCGTTCGGCCTATTTCATCCAGTCCTGTAGCGCTCAATTTGATCACAAAAGGCGAAACCATGCCCATGAGCACCGACGGCACCAAAAAGAACACCACGCTGATCAGGAGTACGGAAAACCGAAATTCAAAACCCAAATCCGCGACATATCTACCGACCGGCAGATAGACGAGCGGAAGGACCAGAATGCAGACCGCGGCAGAGGCCAGTATCTTGGCCAGTACCACCAGACTCGGGCGTCTGTCGGCCAGCCCACCTCCGAGCCAGTAGCCGATACTGAGGGCCAACAGAAAGACGCTGATCAGGCTTCCCCAGACATAGACAGAATTACCGAAATACGGGGCCAGTATCCGACTGGCAACAATTTCCAGCCCAAGCAGAACCCCGCCGGACAGAAAAGCCACGCTGTAGACGAGGAAATCGAAGGCATGTCGCATGCTATGTATCATCCTTCAAAAGGTTAACCGGAGCGTAATCGTCGGTCAAAACCTTCGTACCGTCGGGCCAGGTCGGATTAGGTGCGAAATGGTTCTCGAACATGCCCTTCAAATCGAGACGCTGCGGCTTGCGCGTAGCTTCCAGCTCCGCAAGCCTGTTACGCACCACCTCGGGAGAAGGCAGGCCGCCGGGCGCGGCCATAACAATTCGATTTGTCGACAACTTGCCAATATAATGATGAAATCCACCAAAAACCGCATGGTATGTTGCCGATTCACGATCGGCAAGGGCCTGACTGATCCAGGTGTTCGAACAGACTACGCCGCCTTGCGAGAGCCGCTCACGGACAATCCCCAGAAACTCGCGAGTGGTCAGATGAAAAGGAATATATCCTCCGTGATAGGCGTCGAGTAAAATCATATCGAACTGCTCTGTGGTTCTCCGCAGCCAGCGCCGAGCATCCTCCACCACAAGCTTCATCTTTGCGTCTTCCGCATACCCGAAATACTGCCTGGCCATGGCTACGATCTCGGGGTCGAATTCGACATTCGTGATTTCCGCATCGGGGTAGATCATCCTGAGGGTACGAGTGACGGTTCCGCCGCCAAGTCCGACCACGAGAATTTTTTTCGGCGCATCCACATAGCCGGATACCAGCATCATCATTGCCGTGTACTCATAAACGTGTCGATACGGGTCTTTCAAATCCATGGCACTTGATCTATCCAACAACGACCCGACATGCATTCTACGTATCCCATTAGCCTCTGAGATGAAAATAGTCTGATACGGAGATTCCTTCTCATCAATAACATCAGCAGATGTCGGCAGCAGATACAAAAAAACTATTGCTAATGAAAAAATTATTGCGGTCACGAAAATAATAAATCGCTTCAAACATTTCTTCATCTCACACCATTTAAACCATCAACGTTTTACACATCTTCGACAAGCATTTGGATTTTGAAGCATTCTTCGCACGGCCAATCAACGCGGAATGAAACAAGAATTTCGAGGAGCATCACTTCAAGGCCCTCATGGTCCATGCATGAAGCTTGGCGGTATGGAAGTTGATAATTTTCCGCGCCAATGCCGCCAACAATAACGTCTTCCCAAACTCTTCCCGACGCTGCGCGTACCCATTCAACAGCAAATCCCCCAAGTTGTTCATCCGTACCCTCTGAAAGAATATTGCGCAACGCCGGAGCAAGAACTCCTTTACGTGGCGAGTTCAATCCGACTCAGCCTAAAAGGGCTTCCAGATTCATGGCAAGCTAACTCAGACCAGAACTGCAAAAAAGAAAAAGCCGCTGAAATTTTTACATTTCAGCGGCTTATCTTTTTAGATGGTGTCGAAGGGGGGACTAGTGAAAACGTCGCAGCTAATTCTTCAAAATCAATCAAATTTAGCTAGTTAAGAACAAAAACAATATGTAATTTATGACCTACATTCTTGACTCCGCAGAATCAAGCAAAAAATGAAGATGCCAACTTATCCGCACTTGCTTTTTGGGGAGGTAGCGGGACC
This genomic stretch from Desulfomicrobium macestii harbors:
- a CDS encoding AI-2E family transporter, translated to MSQIQKSEQSRLEKFTFLMMLVLVSLLFVLLLLPFWGAIFWACIIGLIFSPMYQRLLRMGKPKPNLAALGTLLICFVIGIIPSLFIIISFFREGASLYNRLKSGEFDIADRIDKVQTAFPGIKSFFDRFDLDINSIQSQLSDFALTSSGYIAQNALALGQGTLQFFVALGLMLYMAFFMLRDGDKLVATLVRALPLGNEREYLLFNKFAEVVRATVKGNLLVAAVQGILGGFIFWVLDIHGALLWGVVMTLLSLIPVIGAGLIWGPVAIYLFAIGDWPHGVILVAYGAGVIGLADNILRPLLVGRDTKLPDYIVLLSTLGGFSLFGMNGFVLGPLVAALFIAFWEIFIREFNTSKS
- a CDS encoding fused MFS/spermidine synthase; the protein is MRHAFDFLVYSVAFLSGGVLLGLEIVASRILAPYFGNSVYVWGSLISVFLLALSIGYWLGGGLADRRPSLVVLAKILASAAVCILVLPLVYLPVGRYVADLGFEFRFSVLLISVVFFLVPSVLMGMVSPFVIKLSATGLDEIGRTAGRVYAVSTLGSISGAIAVSFFFIQWLGTRAIVVVLGLILLFLAVSCMAYERKFPDSI
- a CDS encoding spermidine synthase: MKKCLKRFIIFVTAIIFSLAIVFLYLLPTSADVIDEKESPYQTIFISEANGIRRMHVGSLLDRSSAMDLKDPYRHVYEYTAMMMLVSGYVDAPKKILVVGLGGGTVTRTLRMIYPDAEITNVEFDPEIVAMARQYFGYAEDAKMKLVVEDARRWLRRTTEQFDMILLDAYHGGYIPFHLTTREFLGIVRERLSQGGVVCSNTWISQALADRESATYHAVFGGFHHYIGKLSTNRIVMAAPGGLPSPEVVRNRLAELEATRKPQRLDLKGMFENHFAPNPTWPDGTKVLTDDYAPVNLLKDDT
- a CDS encoding cache domain-containing protein, encoding MNKLFCLAGTLLFILGSLFLSGPANSMHEPFAWPYADLQVLRTQRVTQLENVLGRLEEKARAAATDKVIVSVLELSAFHAQAQRQGAVDGDFEVKISEMKESFRRYYMENYYLFYDILFIDTTGAVVHSLRGESDLKTTLTAGEAASSPLGACISRHPKSEVFIDYHDYAPSSEPAAFLVEPILKQNRLLGWIALQCSVNKINALFAPTGEEYETMETLLVNEKGIMLTDSQFFGDSSVLRAHLNFSNVPSKFAQGQGRMEVTDYRGQECLTTFQVVNFKGTRWLVVAKVDKDEVVTREFALHERYYTQRLLQTMAKQSCPAMNPPAQRAKKTAVRVDMDEFYRAERSQGLRTFGISTCTGFLAVPPGEFAYLAHVSNKDQTYGGTETNLLDQILENIERFDVSRSGKRELSFLIVAPHLDGLEGSLDQILDRGYLLSQINVLSCPQARTGEIRYDCEGTVITWTGPDLKPLGAHNIEDAVNLGKLMETIIAQGPPE
- a CDS encoding sodium:calcium antiporter; amino-acid sequence: MTLAFIAVVFGLALLVWSADRFVEGSASVARYFDMPPLLIGMVIVGFGTSAPEMVVSALAALQGTPGIALGNAYGSNITNIALILGITALISPIAVHSNVLRKELPILAVVTIIAAWQLKDGEISQFDAVVLLAVFVGLMAWTIWQGLKNKNGNDRTDPVAVRHWLRVPGARPYQPL
- a CDS encoding CesT family type III secretion system chaperone, with amino-acid sequence MDTVEKALGAFGEQMGIPSLAFDASGACALSFDDVVVNLELVRDKARLFAFTVITTLPDESAVAAALCQYGLEQNLGLAISGAGIVGLSQQHGLIYANSVGLDALALGGLEAFLESHVNTAEGLREAAREIGAETPGADSAYLSGMALRV